A single genomic interval of Candidatus Zixiibacteriota bacterium harbors:
- a CDS encoding class I SAM-dependent methyltransferase produces the protein MLTEEEVRFLYRLSRFKPEAGVIVEIGSFKGKSTIALASGAAGGLNAKVYAIDPHLPIPEEGYSEYTEAEFLRNIDAWGVGDCVVPMITTSERAAENWSRPIRLLWIDGDHRYGAVRLDFKLWEPHVVEGGIIAMHDSIRKPGVKRVLWEEVFRSGRFRDIMIVDNITAVRKVKKVSPGGVCRKWATLALRAIYIAARKSRVPYSKPLGRRLLRRLTVPRWVP, from the coding sequence ATGCTCACCGAGGAGGAGGTGCGCTTTCTCTATCGCCTGAGCCGGTTCAAACCCGAAGCCGGGGTGATCGTCGAGATCGGCAGCTTCAAGGGCAAGTCGACGATCGCGCTCGCCTCGGGCGCGGCGGGCGGTCTCAACGCGAAGGTCTACGCGATCGATCCGCACCTGCCGATTCCCGAAGAAGGATATTCGGAGTACACTGAAGCCGAGTTTCTCCGCAACATTGACGCCTGGGGCGTCGGCGACTGCGTCGTCCCCATGATCACGACTTCGGAGCGGGCAGCGGAAAACTGGAGTCGTCCGATCCGTCTGTTGTGGATCGACGGCGACCACCGTTACGGCGCGGTCCGCCTGGACTTCAAGCTCTGGGAACCCCATGTGGTCGAAGGCGGGATCATCGCCATGCACGACTCGATTCGCAAACCCGGGGTGAAGCGGGTGCTGTGGGAAGAAGTGTTTCGCTCCGGCCGTTTCCGCGACATCATGATCGTCGATAACATCACGGCGGTGCGCAAGGTGAAAAAGGTCTCCCCTGGCGGAGTCTGCCGAAAATGGGCGACTCTGGCGCTTCGCGCGATCTACATCGCTGCACGCAAGAGCCGGGTCCCGTACTCGAAGCCGCTCGGCCGCCGATTGCTGCGAAGACTTACAGTTCCGCGCTGGGTCCCATGA
- a CDS encoding amidohydrolase family protein, with protein sequence MPTIDADAHVVESERTWDYLEASDRKYRPRIVRPDGEGGPEYWLIDGKIRGLVRVVLTARELADVAARTGRVMETPRETREMENVPARLRHMDELGIDVQVLYPTIFIEQVTDKPECDIALCRAYNRWLADIYREGQGRLTWICVLPLLDMRAALEELAFCKANGACGVFMRAIEGHRLMTDPYFYPLYDEMSRLDLAVGVHVGNGNPQNVDLVSQYNGGGSFWKFRVPVIGGFHSVIMSGLPERFPQLRFHWAEAAAQWIPYVVKDLRRRWAAAGKELPENPLKEYRQYVSCQTDDDVGYILRYAGEDNLVIGTDYGHNDQSTEIEALRNLRQSGEITQAQYDKIAFDNPKALFALAV encoded by the coding sequence ATGCCGACCATCGACGCGGACGCTCACGTGGTCGAGTCCGAGCGGACCTGGGATTATCTGGAGGCATCCGATCGGAAATACCGGCCGCGGATCGTGCGGCCCGACGGGGAAGGAGGGCCGGAGTACTGGTTGATCGACGGCAAGATCCGCGGGTTGGTTCGGGTGGTGCTCACGGCGCGCGAGCTGGCCGACGTGGCGGCGCGAACCGGACGGGTGATGGAAACGCCGCGCGAGACGCGCGAGATGGAGAACGTGCCCGCACGCCTCCGGCACATGGACGAGCTGGGCATCGACGTGCAGGTGCTCTATCCCACGATTTTCATCGAGCAGGTGACCGACAAGCCGGAGTGCGACATCGCGCTCTGCCGGGCGTATAACCGGTGGCTCGCCGACATCTATCGTGAGGGTCAAGGCCGGCTCACCTGGATCTGCGTGCTGCCGCTGCTCGATATGAGGGCGGCGCTGGAAGAGCTGGCGTTCTGCAAGGCGAACGGCGCCTGCGGGGTCTTCATGCGTGCGATCGAAGGCCATCGCCTGATGACCGATCCTTACTTCTATCCGCTCTACGACGAAATGAGCCGGCTCGACCTCGCCGTGGGGGTGCACGTGGGCAACGGCAATCCGCAGAACGTCGATCTGGTCTCGCAGTACAACGGCGGCGGCAGCTTCTGGAAATTCCGGGTCCCTGTGATCGGCGGTTTCCACTCGGTGATTATGAGCGGCCTGCCCGAACGGTTCCCGCAGCTGCGTTTTCACTGGGCCGAAGCGGCCGCGCAATGGATTCCGTACGTCGTCAAGGACCTTCGCCGCCGCTGGGCGGCCGCGGGGAAAGAGCTGCCGGAAAATCCGCTGAAGGAATACCGGCAGTACGTCTCCTGCCAGACCGACGACGACGTTGGATACATTCTGCGCTACGCGGGGGAGGACAACCTCGTGATCGGGACCGACTACGGCCACAACGATCAGTCGACCGAGATCGAGGCGCTCCGTAACCTGAGGCAGAGCGGCGAGATCACACAGGCGCAGTACGACAAGATCGCCTTCGACAACCCGAAGGCCCTTTTTGCGCTCGCGGTCTAA
- a CDS encoding ABC transporter substrate-binding protein translates to MHLRTSFPLLVLACLSVLAPGLLVSRASAQLLVAYAGHNETAAPMWVGIEAGLFKKRGLDVAMLQLRSGPVLMATLASGSVQLVYSASSSAINAASGGLGIRCLAFPVNRVARELVARKEIKSLEELRGRVFGVQSIGGGFWLQTMLLLNHLNLDPEKYQIKLRIIGDTATITQALIAGQIDAAVLPYSFSERAKRAGFHPLANAGELKGALQLTGLCAQRDFVAQSRDTALRLVQGMVEAVVFIHDPRNKAEVSRVLKKHLRFDSAEDTETSYRVLRQVSTLDVDLNAEAWKTTQRIMARVNPKVAQADLEQLLDRSLVRQLEENGFLPEMRKKIGEKSG, encoded by the coding sequence ATGCATCTCCGAACCTCTTTTCCGCTTCTCGTCCTGGCCTGTCTGTCGGTCCTGGCGCCCGGATTGCTCGTCTCTCGGGCCTCTGCACAGCTGCTCGTCGCGTATGCCGGCCACAACGAGACCGCCGCCCCGATGTGGGTGGGGATCGAGGCGGGGCTGTTCAAGAAGCGGGGACTCGACGTGGCGATGCTCCAGCTGCGCAGCGGCCCGGTTCTGATGGCGACGCTGGCTTCGGGAAGCGTTCAGCTCGTCTATTCGGCGTCCTCCAGCGCGATCAACGCGGCGTCGGGCGGCTTGGGAATTCGCTGCCTTGCGTTTCCCGTCAACAGGGTCGCCCGCGAGCTGGTCGCGCGAAAGGAGATCAAGTCGCTGGAGGAGCTGCGCGGGAGGGTGTTCGGGGTCCAGAGCATTGGCGGGGGGTTCTGGCTCCAGACCATGCTGCTGCTGAATCACCTGAACCTCGACCCCGAGAAATACCAGATCAAGCTCCGCATCATCGGCGATACGGCCACGATCACCCAGGCATTGATCGCGGGACAGATCGACGCCGCGGTGCTGCCCTACAGCTTCAGCGAGCGCGCCAAACGGGCCGGGTTTCACCCGCTGGCGAACGCGGGCGAGCTCAAGGGAGCGCTTCAGCTCACCGGGCTCTGCGCGCAGCGGGACTTCGTCGCACAGTCGCGCGACACCGCCCTGCGGCTGGTCCAGGGAATGGTCGAGGCGGTGGTCTTCATCCACGACCCGAGGAACAAGGCGGAGGTCTCCCGGGTTCTCAAGAAGCACCTGCGCTTCGACAGCGCGGAAGATACCGAAACCTCCTATCGCGTCCTGCGGCAGGTCAGCACGCTCGACGTCGACCTCAATGCGGAGGCGTGGAAGACGACGCAACGGATCATGGCCCGGGTCAACCCGAAGGTGGCGCAGGCGGATCTGGAGCAGCTCCTTGATCGCTCCCTGGTGCGCCAGCTGGAAGAGAACGGTTTCTTGCCGGAGATGAGGAAGAAAATCGGCGAGAAGAGCGGTTGA